The genomic DNA CACCGAGGCGCGCGCGCGGTTGACGGGCAGCGACTGGTAGTTGGCGCCGACGCGGTAGCGCTGCGTGTCCGCGTAGGAGAAGAGCCGGCCCTGCAGCAGGCGGTCCTCGGACGGCTCGATGCCGGAGGGCTGCACGCCGGGGGAGAACGCCGCCTGCTCGGTCTCCTCGAAGAAGTTGTCCGGCAGCTTGTTGAGCGTGAACTTGCCCAGCTTGACGGAGGGCGCCTTGTCCTCGGGCCAGACCTTCGTCGGGTCCAACGGGTTGAACGCGAAGCCGTCCAGGTCCTTCGGGTCCAACACCTGCGCCGACAGCTCCCACGAGGGGAACTTCCCCGCGCCGATGGACGCGTACAGGTCCGTGGTGGCGTTCTGGTGGTCCTCACCGGCGATGCGCGAGGCCTCCTCGTTGGTGAGGCTCTTGACGCCCTGCTGCGAGGCCCAGTTGAACTTCACGTACTTGTACTCACCCTTGGCGTTGACGAACTTGAACGCGTGCACGCCGTGCCCGTTCATCTGCCGGTAGTTCGCCGGGATGCCGATGTCCGAGTACAGCTGCGTCAGCATGTGCGTGGACTCGGGGATGTGGGAGAAGAAGTCGAAGAAGCGGTTCGGGTCCTGCTTGTTGGTGACGGGCGACGGCTTGAGCGAGTGCACCATGTCCGGGAACTTGATGGCGTCGCGGATGAAGAAGATGGGCAGGTTGTTGCCCACCAGGTCCCAGTTGCCGTCGTCCGTGTAGAACTTGAGCGCGAAGCCGCGCGGGTCTCTCAGTGTCTCCGGCGAGCCGGACGGATGGATGACGGTGGAGAAGCGCACGAACATCGGCGTCTTCTTCCCCTTGTTGGCGAAGAGCGACGCGCGCGTCAGGTTGGAGAAGTTGCCGTAGCTCTCGAAGACGCCATACGCGCCCGCGCCGCGCGCATGCACCACGCGCTCCGGGATGCGCTCCCGGTCGAACCGGGCCAGCTTCTCGATGAGGTGGAAGTCCTCCAGCAGGATTCCGCCGCGCGGACCCGCTGTCTTGGAGCTCTGGTTGGTGCCCACGGTGGCACCCGTGTCCGTGGTGAGCGGCGGTGGATTGGCTGCGAGCGCGGGACCACTCAACAGGACGGCGGACAGCAGCAGCGAACGCGTCTTCATGCGGAGACTCCTCTCGGGGGATGAGGCGGAGCCGCTCCAAAGCACGCACCGTGCCGTCTCTTGGAATCCAATAATTCCGAGCGCTTGAGGGCCGTTGGAGGTCCCGTGTCACCGGCATTTCGGTGATGTCACCGTCCCCTCGGTGGGGGGGACCCCTGTTTTTCGGTGTCGAGGGCAGTCAACCGATAATGCGGTGCGGCAGCGCCATTCCGGTATGCTTCGGCGCTTCCTGTAGGCGTTCGGGCGGGTAAGGTGCGCCCATGCCAGGCCCGTTCATCGACGACGCGCAGATTGCGCATGCGCGCACTCTGGCGGAGGAGATCGTCAATCCGATCTTCGACCTCATCCGCCGTAACACCACTGTATCGATTGAGCGCACCGTGTTGCGCTTCTTCGGAATCTCCGGAGCAGGCGCGCGAGGGGTGCCGCTCGCCAACCTGATGGTCGACAAGCTCAAGGCCGCGGGCGTCCTCAATCGGGGCGCCGCCTATTGGTACGGCCGCGCGCTGCACCTGGGCGCCAAGAGCCCGCTGGAGGCCGTGGAGCGGCTGACGGCGCTGCCCACCGACAAGCTGGGCCCCCTGTCTCCCGAAGTGGAGCAGAACCTGCGCGACGAGGTCCGCTCCGAGGCCCGCTCCGCCTTCGAGGACATGAAGGCCCGAATCACCGCGCGCGAGGACCTGCGCAAGCAGTTCCCCATGTCGCCCGCGCCGCACAAGTACGTCATCGTCGCCACGGGCAATATCTACGACGACGTGGACCAGGCCCGGGCCGCGGCCCAGGCGGGCGCGGACGTCATCGCCGTCATCCGCTCCACCGCGCAGTCGCTGCTGGACTACGTGCCCCACGGCGCGACGACGGAGGGCTACGGCGGCACCTACGCCACCCAGGAGAACTTCCGCATCATGCGCGAGGCCCTGGACGACGAGAGCCGCAAGCTCAAGCGCTACATCCAGCTCACCAACTACTCGTCCGGCCTGTGCATGTCGGAGATCGCCTTCTGCGCGGCCTACGAGAAGCTGGACATGCTGCTCAACGACGCGATGTACGGAATCCTCTTCCGTGACATCAACATGCGGCGCACGTTCATCGACCAGTACTTCAGCCGCCGCATCTGCGCCCTGGCCGGCATCATCATCAACACCGGCGAGGACAACTACATCACCACCGCGGACGCGTACGACGCGGCCCACACCGTCATCGCCAGCCAGTTCATCAACGAGTGCTTCGCCAAGCGCGCGGGCCTCAAGGACTGGCAGCTGGGCATCGGTCACTCGTACGAAATCGACCCGTACCGCGACGACACGCTGCTCTTGGAGCTGTCCCAGGCGATGCTGGTGCGCCGCTGCTTCCCGGACGCGCCGCTGAAGTACATGCCGCCCACCAAGCACAAGGAGACGGACATCTTCTTCAGCCACGCGTACGACGTGATGGCGGACCTGGTGGCCATCTGGACGCGGCAGGGCATCCAGCTGCTCGGCATGATGACCGAGGCCATGCACACGCCGCTGCTGGCGGACCGTTACGTGGCGCTCAAGTCCGCCAACTACATCCACCGCGCGGCGCGGGGCATCGACGAGGAGTTCACCGTCCGCGAGGACGGGAAGATCGCCAACCGGGCGCGCGAGGTGTTCGCCCAGGCGATGAAGCTGCTCCAGGAGTGCCGGGACGAGGGCATGGTGGCCGCCATCGGCAAGGGGCACTTCGGCGACGTCAAGCGCGAGGAGACCGGCGGCAAGGGTCTGGACGGCGTGCTGGAGAAGGCTCCCGATTACTTCAATCCGTTCCTGGAAATCCTGGAGGCACAATGATTGTCGGTACCATCCTGACGGTGGTGATGGCGGCGGGTGGCTCGGCGGACGCGCTGACGCAGTTCCAGGTGAAGAACGTGGCCGTGCAGGTGCCGGCCGCCTGGACGCGCTCCAACGAGGACGGGACGGCGAAGTTCACGGCGCCCAGCGGGGACGCGTACTTCCTGGTGGACGTGGGCGCGGTGCAGACGGCGGGCATGAAGGCGCAGGTCTGCGTGGACAAGATCGTCACCGGCAGCGGCGGCACGGGCTGGGAGAAGCTCAAGGTCGGCGGGCAGCCGGCGGCGCGGCGGCTGGACACGGACGCGTCGACGAACGGGGCGCTGGTGGATACCTGGACGTACGTGGGCTGTGACGGACGCACGACGTGGTCCGTGGTCTTCCACCTGGAGCAGGGCAAGAAGGAGCGCTTCGCGCCCCTGGCGGAGAAGGTGGCCGGGAGCGTGAAGTTCCAGCGGGCGCGGGGGAAATGACGCGATGGTGAAGCCGAGCAAGCAGATCATCCGTCCTTACGGTGACCGGCGGGACGACGGCGTGGTGCAGCTGTCGTTCACGCTGCCGGTGCCCCTGTCGGAGAAGGCCAAGGAGGCCGCCGCCGTCTTCACGCGCAAGATGGGGTTCACCGACGTGAAGGTGGCCGCCGCCGAGCGCGCCGCGGACAGCTACACGTTCTTCATCGTGTACGCCCGCTCGGGCGTCACGCTGGACTACGCCGAAATCGACGTGCCCGAAGTCGTCGTGAAGAAGATGTCCTTCGACGACCTCAACGCCTTCATCAAGGAGAAGGTCGCCCGGCGCATCGTCGTGTTCGGCGCGTGCACCGGCACGGACACGCACACGGTGGGCATCGACGCCATCCTCAACATGAAGGGCTACGCGGGCGACTACGGCCTGGAGCGCTACCCCGGGTTCGAGGCGTTCAACCTGGGCAGCCAGGTGCCCAACGAGGACCTCATCAAGCGGGCCATGGCGAAGAACGCCGACGCCATCCTGGTGAGCCAGGTGGTCACCCAGCGCGACGTGCACAAGGACAACTCGCGTCAGTTCATCGAGGCGGCCAAGGCGGCGGGCATCCACGGCAAGGTGCAGCTGCTGCTGGGCGGGCCGCGCGTGGACCACAAGCTGGCGCTGGAGCTGGGCTTCGACGCGGGCTTCGGCCCGGGCACCAAGCCCTCCGACGTGGCCAACTACATCGTCCACGCGCTCCTGAAGAAGCTGGGCAAGGAGCCCCAGGACATGCACTACCAGGGAGAGCCCACGTGAGCACGGGAACCAAGGCCATCATCCGCCTGCGCATGAGCAGCCATGACGCGCACTACGGCGGCAACCTGGTGGACGGCGCGCGGATGCTCGGGCTGTTCGGCGACGTGGCCACGGAGCTGTGCATCCGGGCCGACGGCGACGAGGGCCTGTTCCGCGCGTACGACTCGGTGGAGTTCCTGGCCCCGGTGTACGCGGGGGACTTCATCGAGGCGGAGGGCGAAATCGTCAGCGCGGGCAACACGTCGCGCAAGATGCGCTTCGAGGCGCGCAAGGTCATCCGCCCGCGTCCAGATGTGAATGACTCGGCGGCGGACCTGTTGCCGGAGCCCATCGTCGTGTGCCGTGCTTCGGGCACCTGCGTGGTTCCCAAGGACAAGCAGCGAGGTCAGCGATGAGCACTCCCATGGTCATCACCGCGGCGATGGTGGGCGCGGAGACGACGCGCGAGCAGACGCCGCACCTGCCCATCACCGCCGAGGAGATCGCGGAAGACGCGGCGCGCTGCCGCGAGGCCGGCGCGGCCATGGTGCACCTGCACGTGCGCACGCCCGACGGCAAGCCGTCCCAGGACGCGGAGCTGTTCCGGGCCGCCATCCGCGCCATCCGCAAGCGCACCGACGTGCTCATCCAGACGTCCACCGGCGGCGCGGTGGGCATGACGGTGGACCAGCGCTGCGGGCCGCTCACGCTGACGGGCGAGGACCGGCCGGACATGGCCACCCTCACCACGGGCACGGTCAACTTCGGCGAGGAGGTCTTCTGGAATCCCCGCCCGCTGGTGCGCGACATCGCGAAGCGCATCCGCGCGCTCGGGCTGCGGCCGGAGCTGGAGTGCTTCGACGTGGGCATGATCGACGAGGCCCGCTACCTGGCCAAGGAGGGCCTGGTGGACCTGCCCGCGCACTTCGACTTCGTGCTCGGGGTGCCGGGCACGCTGCAGGCGCGGCCGGAGGTGCTGGACTTCATGATCGCCTCGCTGCCGGAGGGCAGCACCTGGACGGTGGCGGGCGTGGGGCGCTTCCAGCTCGCGTTCGTGGACGAGGCGGCGAAGCGCGGCGGCAACGCGCGCGTGGGCCTGGAGGACAACATCTACGTGTCCAAGGGCGTGCTGGCGAAGGGCAACTGGGAGCTGGTGGCCGAGGCCGCCAGACGGGCTCGGGCCCACGGCCGGGAGCCCGCGACTCCCGAGCAGGCTCGCAAGCTCTTGCGATTGAGCTGAACCCGCCGCCGACGCACCTGAGTGTGTCGGCGGTTTTTCTTTCCCGACATGTCAGCACCCGGGGCCCCTTCGCGTCGGCGTTCGCCGGACGCCGCTCGTTCGCCCGGACTCCGGCGCGTGAGGGTCTCACTCACTTCCGAGGAGGCATACGCATGGACACGGAGCTGAAGGGGCAGGGCGTCCTGGTGACGGGCGGCGCGGGCGGTATCGGCACGGCCATCGTCCAGGCCTTCGCCGCCGAGGGCGCGAAGGTGGCGGTGCACTACCACTCCCGAGAGGCCAAGGCGCGCGAGCTGGCGGGGCAGGTGGGCGGCGCGGCGGTGGGCGCGGACCTGACGGTGGAGCCCCAGGTGGACGCGCTGGTGCCCGCGTCGGTCGCGGCCCTGGGACGACTGGACGTGCTCGTGTGCAACGCGGGCGTGTATCCGGCCCCGGACGTGCCGGTGTGGGAGATGTCGCTCGAGCGCTGGCGCCGCACGCTGGCGGAGAACCTGGACAGCGTCTTCCTGTGCTGCCGCGCCTTCCTGCGCCACGTGAAGACGACGGGCGTGGGCAACATCGTCATCGTCAGCTCCACGGCGGGCCTGTTCGGTGAGGCGGGACACGCCGACTACGGGGCGGCCAAGGGCGCGCTGGCGAGCGGGTTCCTGCGCAGCCTGAAGAACGAGCTGGGCCGCATCGCCCCCCTGGCCCGCGTCAACGTGGTGTGCCCTGGCTGGACGGAAGTGGACCGGAACCGCGACAAGCTGAAGGCGGATGGCTTCGTGAAGCGGGTGACGCGCACCATGCCGCTGCGCAAGGTGGGCCAGCCCGAGGACGTGGCGCGCGCGGTGGTGATGCTCGCGTCGGATTTCGTCTCCGGCCACGTGACGGGTGAAGTCATCACCGTCGCCGGGGGCATGGAAGGACGGGTGCTGCATGACGACTGACGCCATCGATGTACGGAAGCACAACCGTGACGCCTGGAACCGCCAGGTGTCCCTGGGCAACCGCTGGACGGTGCCGGTGGGGCCGGAGGTCATCGCGGCGGCGCGCAAGGGCGAGTGGGGTATCCTGCTCACGCCGACGAAGACTGTCCCCCGGGAGTGGTTCGGTGAGGTCGCCGGCAAGCGGGTGTTGTGTCTGGCGGGCTCGGGCGGACAGCAGGCGCCCATCCTCGCGGCGGCGGGCGCGAAGGTGTCGGTGCTCGACAACTCGCCGGCGCAGCTCGGGCAGGACCGGCTGGTGGCCGAGCGCGAGGGGTTGACGCTGCGCCTGGAGGAGGGGGACATGCGCGACCTGTCCGTCTTCGAGGACGGCAGCTTCGACCTCATCTTCCACCCGTGCTCCAACGGCTTCGTGGACGACATCCAGCCGGTCTGGCGCGAGGCGTTCCGCGTGCTGCGGCCCGGCGGCGCGCTGCTGACGGGCTTCTGCAACCCGTTCATCTTCCTGCTCGACCCGGACCTCCAGGAGAAGGGCGTGATGCAGCTCAAGTACAAGATGCCGTACTCGGACTTCACCAGCCTCACGGAGGACGAGCGGCGCCGCTACACCGACAAGCACGAGCCGCTCAGCGTGGGCCACTCCCTGGAGGACCAGATGGGCGGCCAGCTCCGCGCGGGCTTCGTCCTCACCGGCTTCTTCGAGGACGGCTTCGGCCCGAGCGACAAGCTCTCCGAGTACATCGATGGCTTCATCGCCACCCGCGCCGTGAAGCCTCCCCTCCCGTAACCGTTCGTCCCTGGAACGGGGAAGTTCATTGCGCCGTGGAGTCCGGGGGGACTCCCATGCGGGCTGTCCTGGATTCCCCAGGACTTCCCGCTAGGAGCGCCAATGCGTACCCCCAGGCATCTCTCCTCGTTCTGTGTCGTGAGCCTCGCGCTGCTGGGCGCGGGGTGTGAGCCGTCGGCCTCGCCGGTGACGTCGCGCGAGGGCGCGGCGCTGGAAGAGAAGAGGGACCGCGCGGTGGGCGACGTGCGGCTGTACTGCGAGACGACGCAGGACGGGAGTTACTTCGAGCTGAAGGAGACGGCGACGGGGTTCGAGGGTGTGGTGGCGACGCTCGAGTACGATCCCTGGGACTGCCGCTGCATCCGGCTGAAGCGCGAGGTGGTGGGGCAGTACACGTCCTGCAACTTC from Myxococcus guangdongensis includes the following:
- the kamD gene encoding lysine 5,6-aminomutase subunit alpha; this translates as MPGPFIDDAQIAHARTLAEEIVNPIFDLIRRNTTVSIERTVLRFFGISGAGARGVPLANLMVDKLKAAGVLNRGAAYWYGRALHLGAKSPLEAVERLTALPTDKLGPLSPEVEQNLRDEVRSEARSAFEDMKARITAREDLRKQFPMSPAPHKYVIVATGNIYDDVDQARAAAQAGADVIAVIRSTAQSLLDYVPHGATTEGYGGTYATQENFRIMREALDDESRKLKRYIQLTNYSSGLCMSEIAFCAAYEKLDMLLNDAMYGILFRDINMRRTFIDQYFSRRICALAGIIINTGEDNYITTADAYDAAHTVIASQFINECFAKRAGLKDWQLGIGHSYEIDPYRDDTLLLELSQAMLVRRCFPDAPLKYMPPTKHKETDIFFSHAYDVMADLVAIWTRQGIQLLGMMTEAMHTPLLADRYVALKSANYIHRAARGIDEEFTVREDGKIANRAREVFAQAMKLLQECRDEGMVAAIGKGHFGDVKREETGGKGLDGVLEKAPDYFNPFLEILEAQ
- a CDS encoding SDR family NAD(P)-dependent oxidoreductase; this translates as MDTELKGQGVLVTGGAGGIGTAIVQAFAAEGAKVAVHYHSREAKARELAGQVGGAAVGADLTVEPQVDALVPASVAALGRLDVLVCNAGVYPAPDVPVWEMSLERWRRTLAENLDSVFLCCRAFLRHVKTTGVGNIVIVSSTAGLFGEAGHADYGAAKGALASGFLRSLKNELGRIAPLARVNVVCPGWTEVDRNRDKLKADGFVKRVTRTMPLRKVGQPEDVARAVVMLASDFVSGHVTGEVITVAGGMEGRVLHDD
- the kal gene encoding 3-aminobutyryl-CoA ammonia lyase, with protein sequence MSTGTKAIIRLRMSSHDAHYGGNLVDGARMLGLFGDVATELCIRADGDEGLFRAYDSVEFLAPVYAGDFIEAEGEIVSAGNTSRKMRFEARKVIRPRPDVNDSAADLLPEPIVVCRASGTCVVPKDKQRGQR
- a CDS encoding catalase gives rise to the protein MKTRSLLLSAVLLSGPALAANPPPLTTDTGATVGTNQSSKTAGPRGGILLEDFHLIEKLARFDRERIPERVVHARGAGAYGVFESYGNFSNLTRASLFANKGKKTPMFVRFSTVIHPSGSPETLRDPRGFALKFYTDDGNWDLVGNNLPIFFIRDAIKFPDMVHSLKPSPVTNKQDPNRFFDFFSHIPESTHMLTQLYSDIGIPANYRQMNGHGVHAFKFVNAKGEYKYVKFNWASQQGVKSLTNEEASRIAGEDHQNATTDLYASIGAGKFPSWELSAQVLDPKDLDGFAFNPLDPTKVWPEDKAPSVKLGKFTLNKLPDNFFEETEQAAFSPGVQPSGIEPSEDRLLQGRLFSYADTQRYRVGANYQSLPVNRARASVNNNNQAGAMNVANTKSDVNYEPSIARESQEAPQHLFSQLPLSGTTQQQPIEKTDNFSQAGAFYASLDPAARERLVKNLAGDLGQVRDARVKARMVGHFFVANEEYGTKLAKAVNVKVDDARAAVAPLATR
- the kamE gene encoding lysine 5,6-aminomutase subunit beta, which encodes MVKPSKQIIRPYGDRRDDGVVQLSFTLPVPLSEKAKEAAAVFTRKMGFTDVKVAAAERAADSYTFFIVYARSGVTLDYAEIDVPEVVVKKMSFDDLNAFIKEKVARRIVVFGACTGTDTHTVGIDAILNMKGYAGDYGLERYPGFEAFNLGSQVPNEDLIKRAMAKNADAILVSQVVTQRDVHKDNSRQFIEAAKAAGIHGKVQLLLGGPRVDHKLALELGFDAGFGPGTKPSDVANYIVHALLKKLGKEPQDMHYQGEPT
- the kce gene encoding 3-keto-5-aminohexanoate cleavage enzyme, whose translation is MSTPMVITAAMVGAETTREQTPHLPITAEEIAEDAARCREAGAAMVHLHVRTPDGKPSQDAELFRAAIRAIRKRTDVLIQTSTGGAVGMTVDQRCGPLTLTGEDRPDMATLTTGTVNFGEEVFWNPRPLVRDIAKRIRALGLRPELECFDVGMIDEARYLAKEGLVDLPAHFDFVLGVPGTLQARPEVLDFMIASLPEGSTWTVAGVGRFQLAFVDEAAKRGGNARVGLEDNIYVSKGVLAKGNWELVAEAARRARAHGREPATPEQARKLLRLS
- a CDS encoding class I SAM-dependent methyltransferase, whose translation is MTTDAIDVRKHNRDAWNRQVSLGNRWTVPVGPEVIAAARKGEWGILLTPTKTVPREWFGEVAGKRVLCLAGSGGQQAPILAAAGAKVSVLDNSPAQLGQDRLVAEREGLTLRLEEGDMRDLSVFEDGSFDLIFHPCSNGFVDDIQPVWREAFRVLRPGGALLTGFCNPFIFLLDPDLQEKGVMQLKYKMPYSDFTSLTEDERRRYTDKHEPLSVGHSLEDQMGGQLRAGFVLTGFFEDGFGPSDKLSEYIDGFIATRAVKPPLP